Proteins encoded by one window of Brienomyrus brachyistius isolate T26 chromosome 1, BBRACH_0.4, whole genome shotgun sequence:
- the tubb6 gene encoding tubulin, beta 6 class V isoform X2 gives MLVTQRFNLRELTSITTRHPLTSMFPGRSWWTWNLEPWTVFGQGLLESSSDLTTSSLTGAGNNWAKGHYTEGAELVDSILDVVRKECEHCDCLQGFQLTHSLGGGTGSGMGTLLISKIREEYPDRIMNTFSVMPSPKVSDTVVEPYNATLSVHQLVENTDESYCIDNEALYDICFRTLKLTTPTYGDLNHLVSATMSGVTTSLRFPGQLNADLRKLAVNMVPFPRLHFFMPGFAPLTARGSQQYRALTVPELTQQMFDAKNMMAACDPRHGRYLTVATVFRGPMSMKEVDEQMLAIQNKNSSYFVEWIPNNVKVAVCDIPPRGLKMASTFIGNSTAIQELFKRISEQFSAMFRRKAFLHWFTGEGMDEMEFTEAESNMNDLVSEYQQYQEATANDEDELFEDDEEEANE, from the exons ATGTTGGTGACTCAGCGCTTCAACTTGAGAGAATTAACGTCTATTACAACGAGGCATCCT CTCACAAGTATGTTCCCCGGGCGATCCTGGTGGACCTGGAACCTGGAACCATGGACAGTGTTCGGTCAGGGCCTTTTGGAGAGCTCTTCAGACCTGACAACTTCATCTTTG ACAGGTGCAGGCAACAACTGGGCCAAGGGCCActacacggaaggtgctgaacttGTGGACTCGATCCTAGACGTGGTGAGGAAGGAATGTGAGCACTGTGACTGCCTGCAGGGTTTCCAGCTCACCCACTCCCTCGGCGGCGGCACCGGCTCGGGCATGGGCACCCTGCTGATCAGCAAGATCCGCGAGGAGTACCCCGACCGCATCATGAACACCTTCAGCGTCATGCCCTCGCCCAAAGTGTCAGACACGGTGGTGGAGCCCTACAACGCCACGCTCTCCGTACACCAGCTGGTGGAGAACACAGACGAGAGCTACTGCATCGACAACGAGGCGCTCTACGACATCTGCTTCCGGACTCTCAAGTTGACCACACCCACATATGGGGATCTCAATCACTTGGTGTCAGCCACCATGAGCGGAGTAACGACCTCCTTGCGCTTCCCTGGCCAATTGAATGCTGACCTCCGCAAGTTGGCTGTTAACATGGTCCCCTTCCCTCGGCTGCACTTCTTCATGCCCGGCTTTGCTCCACTGACCGCTAGGGGGAGCCAGCAGTACCGTGCCCTCACTGTGCCAGAACTCACCCAGCAGATGTTTGACGCCAAGAACATGATGGCCGCCTGCGATCCTCGGCATGGCCGCTACTTGACGGTAGCTACTGTTTTCCGCGGACCCATGTCCATGAAGGAGGTGGATGAGCAGATGCTGGCCATCCAGAACAAGAACAGCAGCTACTTCGTTGAGTGGATCCCCAACAACGTCAAGGTGGCCGTGTGCGACATCCCGCCCCGCGGCCTCAAGATGGCCTCAACATTCATTGGCAACAGCACGGCCATCCAGGAGCTCTTCAAGCGCATCTCCGAGCAGTTCTCCGCCATGTTCCGGCGCAAAGCCTTCCTGCACTGGTTCACCGGCGAGGGTATGGACGAGATGGAGTTCACCGAGGCCGAGAGCAACATGAACGACCTTGTCTCAGAGTACCAGCAGTACCAGGAAGCCACCGCCAACGACGAAGATGAGTTATTCGAGGATGACGAAGAAGAGGCCAATGAGTGA
- the cidea gene encoding cell death activator CIDE-A: protein MEYVKTLVPGSLVRSVTSAGTSFTGHVLAPPKPRPFRICTYSRCRRRGVVAASLDDLASKVVNIFLLTSELLTLVLEEDGTVVDTEAFFQSLPANTLLMVLEKGQRWTQSKEIPGFQQPKKSGIAKLTFDLYKLNPKDFIGCLAIQATLYEIYSFSYEIQCMGLKEILKSILQCLTYVAKVSGHFLLCGSTYLLQHIEDGD, encoded by the exons ATGGAGTACGTGAAAACGCTAGTCCCGGGGTCTCTAGTGCG GTCTGTGACCTCGGCAGGCACCTCTTTCACCGGTCACGTCCTTGCCCCACCCAAGCCCCGTCCCTTCCGGATCTGCACGTATAGCCGCTGCCGACGGAGAGGCGTGGTAGCCGCGTCTCTAGATGATCTAGCAAGCAAA GTCGTGAATATCTTCCTGCTGACAAGTGAGCTTCTGACCCTGGTGCTGGAGGAAGACGGAACAGTGGTGGACACAGAAGCCTTCTTTCAATCGCTGCCTGCCAACACGCTATTGATGGTGCTGGAGAAGGGGCAGAGATGGACCCAGAGCAAG GAAATCCCAGGTTTCCAACAGCCCAAGAAAAGTGGAATTGCAaagctgacctttgacctgtacAAGCTGAATCCAAAAGACTTCATTGGCTGTTTGGCCATACAAGCCACCCTGTATGAGATCTACAGTTTCTCATATGAGATACAGTGCATGGGGTTAAAGGAAATTCTGAA GTCGATCCTGCAGTGCCTGACATATGTGGCTAAAGTGTCAGGCCACTTCCTGCTGTGTGGTTCCACCTATTTGCTGCAGCACATTGAAGATGGCGACTAG
- the tubb6 gene encoding tubulin, beta 6 class V isoform X1, translated as MREIVHIQAGQCGNQIGTKFWEVISDEHGIDPAGNYVGDSALQLERINVYYNEASSHKYVPRAILVDLEPGTMDSVRSGPFGELFRPDNFIFGQTGAGNNWAKGHYTEGAELVDSILDVVRKECEHCDCLQGFQLTHSLGGGTGSGMGTLLISKIREEYPDRIMNTFSVMPSPKVSDTVVEPYNATLSVHQLVENTDESYCIDNEALYDICFRTLKLTTPTYGDLNHLVSATMSGVTTSLRFPGQLNADLRKLAVNMVPFPRLHFFMPGFAPLTARGSQQYRALTVPELTQQMFDAKNMMAACDPRHGRYLTVATVFRGPMSMKEVDEQMLAIQNKNSSYFVEWIPNNVKVAVCDIPPRGLKMASTFIGNSTAIQELFKRISEQFSAMFRRKAFLHWFTGEGMDEMEFTEAESNMNDLVSEYQQYQEATANDEDELFEDDEEEANE; from the exons ATGAGGGAAATAGTACACATACAAGCGGGGCAGTGTGGTAACCAGATTGGAACCAAG TTTTGGGAAGTCATCAGTGACGAACACGGCATCGATCCAGCAGGAAACTATGTTGGTGACTCAGCGCTTCAACTTGAGAGAATTAACGTCTATTACAACGAGGCATCCT CTCACAAGTATGTTCCCCGGGCGATCCTGGTGGACCTGGAACCTGGAACCATGGACAGTGTTCGGTCAGGGCCTTTTGGAGAGCTCTTCAGACCTGACAACTTCATCTTTG GACAGACAGGTGCAGGCAACAACTGGGCCAAGGGCCActacacggaaggtgctgaacttGTGGACTCGATCCTAGACGTGGTGAGGAAGGAATGTGAGCACTGTGACTGCCTGCAGGGTTTCCAGCTCACCCACTCCCTCGGCGGCGGCACCGGCTCGGGCATGGGCACCCTGCTGATCAGCAAGATCCGCGAGGAGTACCCCGACCGCATCATGAACACCTTCAGCGTCATGCCCTCGCCCAAAGTGTCAGACACGGTGGTGGAGCCCTACAACGCCACGCTCTCCGTACACCAGCTGGTGGAGAACACAGACGAGAGCTACTGCATCGACAACGAGGCGCTCTACGACATCTGCTTCCGGACTCTCAAGTTGACCACACCCACATATGGGGATCTCAATCACTTGGTGTCAGCCACCATGAGCGGAGTAACGACCTCCTTGCGCTTCCCTGGCCAATTGAATGCTGACCTCCGCAAGTTGGCTGTTAACATGGTCCCCTTCCCTCGGCTGCACTTCTTCATGCCCGGCTTTGCTCCACTGACCGCTAGGGGGAGCCAGCAGTACCGTGCCCTCACTGTGCCAGAACTCACCCAGCAGATGTTTGACGCCAAGAACATGATGGCCGCCTGCGATCCTCGGCATGGCCGCTACTTGACGGTAGCTACTGTTTTCCGCGGACCCATGTCCATGAAGGAGGTGGATGAGCAGATGCTGGCCATCCAGAACAAGAACAGCAGCTACTTCGTTGAGTGGATCCCCAACAACGTCAAGGTGGCCGTGTGCGACATCCCGCCCCGCGGCCTCAAGATGGCCTCAACATTCATTGGCAACAGCACGGCCATCCAGGAGCTCTTCAAGCGCATCTCCGAGCAGTTCTCCGCCATGTTCCGGCGCAAAGCCTTCCTGCACTGGTTCACCGGCGAGGGTATGGACGAGATGGAGTTCACCGAGGCCGAGAGCAACATGAACGACCTTGTCTCAGAGTACCAGCAGTACCAGGAAGCCACCGCCAACGACGAAGATGAGTTATTCGAGGATGACGAAGAAGAGGCCAATGAGTGA